A genomic region of Alnus glutinosa chromosome 11, dhAlnGlut1.1, whole genome shotgun sequence contains the following coding sequences:
- the LOC133881106 gene encoding secreted RxLR effector protein 161-like, producing the protein MTITGNDSIGILELKRFLSQHFEMKDLGTLSYFLGPEISSSSDGYYLTQAEYISDLLSRANLIDYKTVDTPTELNVRLNLHDGEPLHDSTLYRHLVGSLVYLTITRPDISYDVYQVSQFIAAPRSTHFFAVLRILRYLKGILFYGLQYFSSQSPLELHAYTDANWAGDPIDRCSTTGYSFLLGTSLISWRSKKQSVVARSSTEAEYRALAETTSELFWLR; encoded by the coding sequence atgacTATCACTGGCAATGATTCTATTGGTATTCTGGAGCTCAAGCGGTTTCTTAGTCAGCATTTTGAGATGAAGGATCTTGGCACTCTCAGCTATTTTCTTGGCCCtgagatttcttcttcttctgatggTTACTATTTGACACAGGCCGAGTATATCTCTGATCTGCTTTCACGGGCCAATCTCATAGACTATAAGACTGTCGACACACCGACTGAGCTCAATGTTCGTCTTAATCTACATGATGGCGAGCCTCTTCATGATTCCACTCTCTATAGGCATTTGGTTGGTAGCCTTGTCTATCTTACTATTACTAGGCCTGATATCTCATATGATGTCTATCAGGTGAGTCAGTTTATAGCTGCTCCCCGTTCTACTCACTTTTTTGCTGTCCTTCGCATCCTTCGCTACCTCAAAGGGATATTATTTTATGGGCTCCAGTACTTCTCCTCTCAGTCCCCTCTTGAGTTACATGCTTATACTGATGCAAATTGGGCAGGTGATCCTATAGACCGTTGCTCCACCACCGGTTATTCTTTCCTACTTGGCACCTCTCTTATTTCTTGGCGCAGTAAGAAACAATCTGTTGTTGCTCGCTCTAGCACTGAGGCAGAATATCGTGCTTTAGCTGAGACCACCTCCGAGCTCTTTTGGCTGCGATGA
- the LOC133881107 gene encoding uncharacterized protein LOC133881107 has product MAKKNYGVGRRAWKLLHLALLWARKGGVVFLYVRGLSRRAARHDQIYYGERQLSFGKTPIFHVKMHRPAAAAAMPFHLPNIPCMSTPKADFDEGCDSGRRKSFLKGREEEEEEKATYEEDEIDLRAEAFIVKFYEQIKLQRQISYLE; this is encoded by the coding sequence ATGGCAAAGAAGAATTATGGTGTGGGTCGTAGAGCATGGAAGCTCTTGCACTTAGCATTGTTATGGGCACGAAAGGGCGGTGTAGTGTTCCTCTACGTTCGAGGCCTAAGTCGCAGAGCTGCTCGGCACGATCAAATCTATTATGGGGAGCGGCAGCTGTCCTTCGGCAAAACCCCCATTTTCCATGTCAAAATGCACCGCCCTGCCGCTGCCGCCGCCATGCCGTTCCACCTACCGAACATCCCGTGCATGAGTACCCCAAAAGCTGATTTTGATGAAGGGTGTGACAGTGGGCGGAGGAAGAGTTTTCTGAAGggtagagaagaagaagaagaagaaaaggccaCGTATGAGGAGGATGAGATTGATTTGAGAGCGGAAGCGTTCATTGTTAAGTTCTATGAGCAAATAAAGCTGCAGAGACAGATTTCTTATTTagagtag